In Bacillus sp. 2205SS5-2, one DNA window encodes the following:
- a CDS encoding vanadium-dependent haloperoxidase, translated as MSNNDIPLWNEVPYAGEDFSPSNPEAPYTSSWPTFYIKREGSNFSTRDGEAIHFNILSPDRIHWETELKKVKSTLANLTEREKTIATYWSRGPATKQWTPIADKLIDSFGVEAPRAARILSILYAGLNDAFVATWYYKFEWNVARPNQLDPTLKTYICTPRHPSYPSGHAAIAGAAEVILGYFFPSMRRRLHELAEECAASRLYAGVHFPVDNSEGLKLGREVGQIVIEEIRNNRDESRGIIDIPLSSRRPVDLLPPPYEQSIPFDFDNACESLTTTNSAPHFRRGYRGTKPKLFF; from the coding sequence ATGAGCAATAATGATATACCTTTATGGAATGAAGTTCCATATGCTGGCGAAGATTTTTCTCCATCAAACCCAGAAGCTCCTTATACCTCTTCATGGCCAACTTTTTACATCAAACGTGAGGGCTCCAACTTCAGCACAAGAGATGGTGAAGCTATTCACTTTAATATTCTCTCTCCCGATCGCATACACTGGGAAACTGAATTAAAAAAAGTCAAAAGTACTCTCGCTAACTTAACCGAACGGGAAAAAACGATTGCCACTTACTGGTCACGAGGGCCTGCGACAAAACAATGGACACCCATAGCCGATAAATTGATCGACTCTTTTGGAGTTGAAGCCCCACGTGCAGCAAGGATTTTATCTATTCTATATGCTGGACTAAATGATGCATTTGTTGCGACTTGGTACTATAAATTTGAGTGGAATGTCGCTCGACCCAATCAATTAGATCCTACGCTTAAAACTTATATATGTACTCCTAGACACCCTTCCTATCCATCAGGTCATGCTGCTATCGCCGGTGCAGCAGAAGTTATTCTGGGCTATTTTTTTCCTAGCATGAGAAGAAGACTTCATGAATTAGCAGAAGAATGTGCTGCGTCCCGATTGTATGCAGGTGTACATTTCCCTGTAGATAATTCAGAGGGCTTGAAATTGGGCAGAGAAGTTGGTCAAATTGTGATAGAAGAAATTCGGAATAATCGGGATGAATCTCGAGGGATCATCGACATCCCCCTCTCGTCCAGACGCCCCGTTGACTTACTACCACCACCCTATGAACAATCCATTCCTTTTGATTTTGACAATGCCTGTGAGTCACTAACCACGACAAACTCTGCACCTCACTTTCGAAGAGGCTATAGAGGTACAAAACCGAAACTATTTTTTTAG
- a CDS encoding aromatic amino acid hydroxylase gives MMKTQKIPKHLQKYVVNQEYDQYSSIDQAVWRFVMRQNKHFLQNTAHEAYSKGLESSVISIDKIPNVDEEMNETLSEIGWGAVNIDGFIPGVVFFDFQAHGLLPIASDIRKLENIQYTPAPDIIHEAAGHAPILYNETFSRYVKLFGEIGSKALATKEEHEVFEATRDYSNLLESGIASATEISNAKRVMEQKQSQVTGLSEAEEISRLYWWTVEYGLVGSITNPKIYGAGLLSSVSEGRNSLTDQVEKIPFALQKVISSSFDITKPQPQLFVSEDFAELIHAVKEFSETMAWKQGGTKSLEKAIQSARTATIVYSSGLQVTGTLSSITKNIQGEAIYMKTDGKTSLNSNNVELFGHSVATHTDGFGSPIGGLRDFVKPLEQWSDNELSRAGIVLNQFCELHFASGIIVKGIPVDMVRDKEIIQLISFTNCTVNYKEEVLFQESWGQYDMAVGSEIISVFAGAADSEAFFADEVVELNSKVRELQPSPIENMYSRVRQLRENAEYVVELEEVLPDLIDELTEVSADDWLLRIEILELLLKNDLLPNKQAELFSQLEAIRDLKDEYKELIDRGLMIIDSE, from the coding sequence ATGATGAAAACACAAAAAATACCGAAACATTTACAAAAATATGTAGTTAATCAAGAGTATGACCAATACAGCAGTATTGATCAAGCTGTATGGAGATTTGTGATGCGTCAAAATAAACATTTTTTGCAGAATACTGCTCACGAAGCATATAGCAAAGGACTAGAGTCTTCTGTAATCTCAATAGATAAGATTCCTAATGTTGATGAGGAAATGAATGAAACACTCTCTGAAATTGGGTGGGGAGCAGTCAATATCGATGGATTTATTCCTGGGGTTGTGTTTTTTGATTTTCAAGCACATGGACTGTTACCGATTGCATCAGATATTCGAAAATTGGAAAATATTCAATATACTCCTGCCCCAGATATTATTCATGAAGCGGCTGGACATGCACCGATTTTATATAATGAAACGTTTTCTCGATACGTAAAACTATTTGGAGAAATCGGTTCAAAAGCGCTAGCCACAAAAGAAGAACATGAGGTTTTTGAGGCCACAAGAGATTATTCTAATCTACTTGAAAGCGGTATTGCCTCAGCAACAGAAATTTCAAATGCGAAACGGGTAATGGAACAAAAGCAATCACAAGTTACTGGATTATCAGAAGCAGAAGAAATTTCTCGATTATACTGGTGGACTGTTGAGTATGGCTTAGTAGGATCGATTACTAATCCTAAAATTTACGGCGCTGGACTGTTATCATCTGTATCAGAAGGAAGAAATAGTCTGACAGACCAAGTGGAGAAAATACCGTTTGCACTTCAAAAAGTTATCTCTTCTTCTTTTGATATAACAAAGCCTCAACCCCAGCTTTTCGTTAGTGAAGACTTTGCAGAATTAATACATGCTGTAAAGGAATTTTCTGAAACGATGGCGTGGAAACAAGGTGGAACAAAAAGTCTAGAAAAAGCTATTCAATCAGCTCGAACAGCTACGATTGTCTATAGTTCTGGTCTGCAAGTAACAGGAACACTTTCTTCCATCACGAAAAACATTCAGGGTGAAGCGATTTACATGAAGACAGATGGAAAGACCTCTTTAAATTCTAACAATGTAGAGCTATTTGGTCACAGTGTAGCTACCCATACAGATGGATTTGGTTCACCAATTGGAGGGTTAAGGGACTTTGTCAAACCGTTAGAACAATGGTCGGACAATGAACTATCCCGGGCTGGTATTGTACTCAATCAATTTTGTGAGCTTCACTTTGCTAGTGGAATTATCGTAAAAGGAATTCCGGTCGATATGGTAAGAGATAAAGAAATCATTCAATTAATTTCTTTTACAAACTGTACGGTTAATTATAAAGAAGAGGTACTATTTCAAGAATCTTGGGGTCAGTATGATATGGCAGTTGGGTCTGAAATAATATCAGTATTTGCAGGTGCAGCGGATTCAGAAGCCTTTTTTGCTGATGAAGTAGTGGAGTTGAATTCTAAAGTGAGAGAATTACAACCCAGTCCAATCGAGAATATGTATTCAAGAGTACGTCAATTACGGGAAAATGCGGAGTATGTTGTTGAATTAGAAGAAGTATTGCCGGATCTTATCGATGAATTAACGGAAGTATCTGCAGATGATTGGTTACTACGAATTGAAATACTAGAATTACTTTTAAAAAATGATCTACTACCTAATAAACAGGCTGAATTGTTTAGCCAATTAGAGGCAATACGTGATTTGAAGGACGAGTACAAAGAGCTAATTGATCGTGGGCTGATGATTATAGATTCTGAATGA
- a CDS encoding L,D-transpeptidase family protein codes for MLHTVKSGETLFAISEDYRTPLQSILQVNPGINPDLIYVGQQITIPGYPSPDTIPYQININLTNRTLTLTYNNQTQKVYPVGVGKMLSSTPIGNYIIINKAPNPGGPFGTIWMSLSKKHYGIHGTNNPSSIGKFVSKGCVRMYNADVEELASIIPIGTAVKIRS; via the coding sequence ATGTTACATACTGTTAAATCTGGTGAAACGCTTTTTGCCATTTCAGAAGACTACCGAACTCCCCTTCAATCTATTCTTCAAGTCAACCCCGGTATCAACCCTGATCTTATTTATGTCGGTCAACAAATAACTATTCCAGGATATCCCTCTCCTGACACAATCCCCTACCAAATTAACATCAATCTAACTAACCGAACACTCACCCTTACTTATAACAATCAAACCCAAAAGGTCTATCCCGTTGGGGTAGGGAAAATGCTCAGTTCAACCCCGATTGGCAACTATATCATTATTAATAAAGCACCGAACCCAGGGGGTCCGTTTGGGACGATATGGATGAGTTTGTCGAAAAAGCACTACGGAATACACGGAACAAATAACCCTTCCTCCATTGGCAAATTTGTCTCCAAAGGCTGCGTTCGAATGTACAATGCGGACGTTGAAGAGCTCGCAAGCATTATTCCAATCGGTACAGCAGTGAAGATTCGCTCATAA